A window of Malaclemys terrapin pileata isolate rMalTer1 chromosome 14, rMalTer1.hap1, whole genome shotgun sequence contains these coding sequences:
- the POP4 gene encoding ribonuclease P protein subunit p29 isoform X2, with protein MESVIYSKLPPQAAKLLDLQPQGSKEAEAFVNAFLKRSMPRLKDEAIQDKLTRKAVVLEHCARRRKKEKRKKTKGFSAKQRREMRLFEVKPEQQKYELFQPLHELWKQYIRDLCNGLRPDAQPQMIQAKLLKADLHGAIVTGIILQEMKHIFKIITKEDKLKVIPKINNVFSLEVDGFISHIYGSKFQLRASERSAKKFKAKGTIDL; from the exons GTGTGATTTACAGTAAGCTACCGCCGCAGGCTGCAAAGCTATTGGATCTCCAG CCTCAAGGATCAAAAGAGGCCGAAGCTTTTGTAAATGCCTTTCTGAAGCGTAGTATGCCACGACTGAAAGATGAAGCCATCCAGGATAAGCTAACCCGAAAAGCTGTAGTTCTTGAGCATTGTGCTagaagaaggaaaaaggaaaaaaggaagaaaactaaAGGGTTTTCTGCAAAGCAGAGGAGAGAAATGCGGCTCTTTGAAGTTAAACCAGAACAGCAAAA ATATGAGTTGTTTCAACCATTACATGAACTCTGGAAACAGTACATCAGGGATCTGTGTAATGGACTCAGACCAGATGC acaaCCACAGATGATTCAGGCCAAATTGCTAAAAGCTGATCTCCATGGAGCTATTGTTACAG GAATTATTCTACAGGAAATGAAGCATATTTTCAAAATTATCACTAAAGAAGATAAATTAAAAG TTATTCCCAAGATTAACAATGTATTTAGCCTGGAGGTTGATGGCTTTATTTCCCACATCTATGGTAGCAAGTTCCAGCTTAGAGCAAGTGAGCGTTCTGCAAAGAAGTTCAAAGCAAAAGGAACTATTGACTTGTGA
- the POP4 gene encoding ribonuclease P protein subunit p29 isoform X1 yields the protein MESVIYSKLPPQAAKLLDLQPQGSKEAEAFVNAFLKRSMPRLKDEAIQDKLTRKAVVLEHCARRRKKEKRKKTKGFSAKQRREMRLFEVKPEQQKYELFQPLHELWKQYIRDLCNGLRPDAQPQMIQAKLLKADLHGAIVTVTKSKCPSYVGITGIILQEMKHIFKIITKEDKLKVIPKINNVFSLEVDGFISHIYGSKFQLRASERSAKKFKAKGTIDL from the exons GTGTGATTTACAGTAAGCTACCGCCGCAGGCTGCAAAGCTATTGGATCTCCAG CCTCAAGGATCAAAAGAGGCCGAAGCTTTTGTAAATGCCTTTCTGAAGCGTAGTATGCCACGACTGAAAGATGAAGCCATCCAGGATAAGCTAACCCGAAAAGCTGTAGTTCTTGAGCATTGTGCTagaagaaggaaaaaggaaaaaaggaagaaaactaaAGGGTTTTCTGCAAAGCAGAGGAGAGAAATGCGGCTCTTTGAAGTTAAACCAGAACAGCAAAA ATATGAGTTGTTTCAACCATTACATGAACTCTGGAAACAGTACATCAGGGATCTGTGTAATGGACTCAGACCAGATGC acaaCCACAGATGATTCAGGCCAAATTGCTAAAAGCTGATCTCCATGGAGCTATTGTTACAG taactAAATCAAAATGTCCCTCTTATGTTGGGATCACAGGAATTATTCTACAGGAAATGAAGCATATTTTCAAAATTATCACTAAAGAAGATAAATTAAAAG TTATTCCCAAGATTAACAATGTATTTAGCCTGGAGGTTGATGGCTTTATTTCCCACATCTATGGTAGCAAGTTCCAGCTTAGAGCAAGTGAGCGTTCTGCAAAGAAGTTCAAAGCAAAAGGAACTATTGACTTGTGA
- the POP4 gene encoding ribonuclease P protein subunit p29 isoform X3 — protein MPRLKDEAIQDKLTRKAVVLEHCARRRKKEKRKKTKGFSAKQRREMRLFEVKPEQQKYELFQPLHELWKQYIRDLCNGLRPDAQPQMIQAKLLKADLHGAIVTVTKSKCPSYVGITGIILQEMKHIFKIITKEDKLKVIPKINNVFSLEVDGFISHIYGSKFQLRASERSAKKFKAKGTIDL, from the exons ATGCCACGACTGAAAGATGAAGCCATCCAGGATAAGCTAACCCGAAAAGCTGTAGTTCTTGAGCATTGTGCTagaagaaggaaaaaggaaaaaaggaagaaaactaaAGGGTTTTCTGCAAAGCAGAGGAGAGAAATGCGGCTCTTTGAAGTTAAACCAGAACAGCAAAA ATATGAGTTGTTTCAACCATTACATGAACTCTGGAAACAGTACATCAGGGATCTGTGTAATGGACTCAGACCAGATGC acaaCCACAGATGATTCAGGCCAAATTGCTAAAAGCTGATCTCCATGGAGCTATTGTTACAG taactAAATCAAAATGTCCCTCTTATGTTGGGATCACAGGAATTATTCTACAGGAAATGAAGCATATTTTCAAAATTATCACTAAAGAAGATAAATTAAAAG TTATTCCCAAGATTAACAATGTATTTAGCCTGGAGGTTGATGGCTTTATTTCCCACATCTATGGTAGCAAGTTCCAGCTTAGAGCAAGTGAGCGTTCTGCAAAGAAGTTCAAAGCAAAAGGAACTATTGACTTGTGA